The sequence CGAGCATGGTGGTGTCCAACCCGGCAGAGAGGAAGGTCCGCACCAGCAGTCCGGCCGTCTCCTCCGTGATGGCACCCTCGTCCGCCGCGGTGAAGAACTTTCCGGCCAGCTTGGTCTGGTCCAGGTTCTCGCGGCGCATCTGCCATTCCACGTACTCCGTGGCCTCGGCCGCCTGGACCACCGCCTCCTCGTAGAGTGCATCGTCTCGAGGGCCCATGGCCTGGAAGTTCAGGTTGGCGTACTTCAACAGATACTGCCGCCCCTCGGGGGCCAGGCCGACAGCGTCCGGCAGCACCCGCAGTGGGTAGGCCTCGGCGAGGTCTGTCACGGCATCGAATTCGCCCCGGCCGCAGACCTCGTCCACCACGGCGAATGCCTCGGCCTGGAAGTCCTCCTTGAGCTGCTTGACGACCTTGAGGGAGAGCACGGAGTTCATGAGCTTGCGCGTGGCGGTGTGCTGCGGCTGGTCCTGTTCCAGGATCACGCTCGGCTTGCGCCAGTTCGCCTCCAGCGCGGTGTTCGTCAGGCCGGTGCCGTGCGAGGAGATGAAGGTCTCCTGGTCCAGGAAGATCTCCTGGACCAGGTCCGCCCGCCCGGTGGCCCAGATGCCGTGGGACTCGAGCCAAACGATCGGGCCTGCCTCGCGGATCGCGTCCTCGACGGGGTGCGGGTCCTGCAGTGAGGGGACGGAGAAGGGGTCCATGTCGAGAGTGGGCGCGCCGCTGGCCACGGTGGTCATGGTCTCTCCTTCACCGGCTCAGAGGCCGCTCGTTGCAATTGCAACTCAGTGTGCCATGAGTCACTACCTCAAGCAATGTCCGAGGCCTTGCGCAGGCGCCGCTCTTCATCAATCCGGGCGATGTGGGATGAGAAGTTCGTCTCCGCGAAGGTGACCATCTCGGTGATGCGGCGCGGGGGCCGGCGTCGGGCTTGGGGTTTGAGCCAGGCGATGTGGACGAAGACATTCCCGTCCTGGACGTGCAGGGGGACCTCGACCACCGGGTGGCCGTCCACGGTCCATGGGGAGGCGTCCGGTTGCACCAGGATGGCCACCCCCAGGCCCTTGCCCACGAGGGCGCGGGTGAGCGGCAGGGACGAGGTGACCCAGGCGATGCGCTCGTCGTCCTCCGTGGTGGCCAGATCCCGGAGCGTGTTGGCCTTGCTGGGGGCATCGCCAAGCAGGATGATCTTCTCCGCGGTCAGGTCGGCCAGCGTCACGGAGGGCCGGTCCGCCAACGGGTGGTCGGCCGGCATCAGGACGTAGGGCGGTCGCTCGAGGATGGGCTGGTGGTCCACCTCGGCCGGGACCTCATGGAGGTAGGTGAACCCCACATCGATGGCACCGGACGTCAAGCCGGCCATCAGCTCGGCATGCTGGACCTCCACGAAGGACAGCTCCACCAGGGGGTGCTCCGCGGCGAAGTCCCCCAGGAGCAGGGGCAGCACGTAGGGGGCCAGAGTCTGATAGACGCCGATCGTCAACGGGCCGCGCAGCTGACCGTCCCGCTCCTGCAGGATCCGGCCGGCTTCCTGGGCGGTGTGGAGGACGATCCCCGCCTCACGGTGCAGTTGGCGGCCGGCGGCGGTGGGCCAGGCGCCCTGGGCCTTGCGGCGGACGAGAAGCCGTTGGCCGACCTGCTTCTCGAGCTCGTCGATCGCGGAGGACACCGAGGACTGGGCCGTGTGCAGGTCACGGGCGGCGGCGGAGAGGGAGCCGGTGCGCACCACGGCATCGAAGATCTCCAACTGGCGCAGGGTGAAGGGCAGGGCCATGCGGCTCCTTTATCGGTAATAGCGATGAACTACCCCTAATCTTCCACTTTGCGCCGATGTGGTGTCCAGCACATTCTGGAGGTCACGCCACCCTCAGATCCCGGCTTTGCCGCCGGGCCGACCTCCCAGGAGCCCACCATGCCCACCATCACGTATCACCAGCCCGGCGGCGACACCCAGGTCATCGAACTGGAGAAGCCCGACCGCATCATGCAGGCGGCGCTGAAGAACAGCGTCCCCGGAATCGTCGGGGAATGCGGTGGCCAGGCGATGTGCGCCACCTGTCACGTCTACGTCCGCGAGGAGTACCTGGACGCCCTGCCGGAGATCGGCGACGACGAGGAGGAGATGCTCGAGGTCACCGCGTCCGAACGTGATGAGCGCCGCAGCCGCCTGGGCTGCCAGATCGAGGTCGGCGGCAGCGGTCTGGAGGCCATCGAGGTCGACGTCCCGGAAGAGCAGGTCTGAGCCATGGGCGCGCAGCAAACCCAGAACCAGAGCTCGTCCGCAGCGGCAGACCAGGGCACTCGCGGCGTCGTCATCATCGGCGGCGGCCAGGCCGGACTGCAGGCCGCCGCGTCCCTACGCTCCGAGGGCTTCACCGGCCAGGTCACCATCGTGGCCGAGGAGCCCGGCCTGCCGTATCAGCGGCCGCCGCTGTCCAAGGACTACCTGAAGGCCCGTCTCACTGACGGTTCGGACGGTGCTGACGGTTCGGCCGGCACCTCGGCCTCGCCCCTGCCCCTGCGCGGTGAGGCGTTCTTCGCGGAGCAAGACATCGAGCTGCGCACCGGCACCGTCGCCACCAGCGTGGACCGGCAGGCCAAGACCGTCACCCTCGCGGACGGCACGGTGCTGGGCTATGACTCGCTGGTCTTCGCCACCGGAGCCCGCAATCGGGAGCTGCCGACCCCGGGCATCGACCTGCCGGGCATCCACGGACTGCGCACCCTGGCCGACGCCGAACAGCTCGGTGCCGCGCTGGACACCGCGAAGAACGTGGTCGTGGTCGGCGCCGGGTTCATCGGCCTGGAATTCGCGACGGCGGCCCTCGCCCGCGGCTGCCAGGTCACCGTCCTGGAGTTCGCGCCCCGCCCGATGGGCCGCGCGCTCACCCCGCTGCTGGGCGACTGGTTCGCCGGCGCCCACCGCGACCTGGGCATCGACCTGCGGCTGAACGAGGGTATCGCCTCCTTCGAGGCCGGCGACGACGGTCGGGTCGCGCTCGCCGTCTCGACCACCGGGGACCGGTACCCGGCCGACCTGGTGGTGGCCGGCGTCGGGGTCCAGCCCAATGACCAGCTGGCCGCCGCGACCGGGCTGGAGACCGCCAACGGGATCGTGGTGGATGCCCGCCTGCGCACCGTGGACCCGGACATCTACGCGATCGGGGACTGTGCCGCGTTCCCCTGCGTGCACGCCGGGGGGCCGTTCCGGCTCGAATCCGTGCAGAATGCCACCGACCAGGCCCGGCATGTGGCCAAGGTGATCCTCGGCGCCGACGAGACCTACGAAGACCTGCCGTGGTTCTGGTCCACCCAGGGCCCGTTCCGGTTGCAGATGGCGAACATCGTGCGGGCGGACGACGAGACCGTGGTGGTGGGGGATGCGGATCCTGCCCACCCGAAGTTCTCCGTGCTCTGCTTCCGAGACGGCATCCTGGCCGCCGTGGAGTCCGTGAACATGCCCAGCGACCACCTCTCGGCCCGGAAGATCCTGGCCGCGGGCCTCGAGATCACACGCGAGGAGGCCCTGTCCGCGGGGTTTTCCCTCCGGGCGGCCTACAAGGAGCGGACCCAGCCCGCGGCGGTGGTGTAGCCGGCACCCAGCACGTGCGCCGCCACCGTGTGGGCTAGGCGGGAAGCACCAGCGCGAGGATCACCACGATCGGCAGGGAGATGACCGAGGAGATGGACGTTGACATGGTGAGCGTCTTGAGGGATCCCTTGGTAGTGAGGCCGAGCAGCGAGTTGAACATCCAGAAGAAGTTGCTGTTCACCTGGAGCGCGAACATGGCGCCGGAGGCGATGGCCAGGCCCATCGCGATGGGGCTCACGTCCACTGCGCCGAGCACCGGTGCGATGATGCCGGCCGCCGCGATGGCTGCGACGGAGACCGAGCCGATGGCCAGGTGCAGCAGCGCCGCGACGAACCAGGCCAGCACGATGATGAGGATGGTCGGCATGCTCTCATTCGCCGTGAACAGGCCGGCCAGGACCTGGTCGAGTCCGGAGGCGCCGATCACGGCACCCAGCGAACCGCCCACGCCCGTGATGAGCAGGATCTCGCCCGTGGTGTGGAAACCCGACTGCAGCGCATCCTGCGTGCGGCCATTGCCGTTCGTGATCCGGGAGATCAGGTAGGCCCCGAGCAGGCCGATGAACAGGGCGATATTGGCGTCCCCGAAGAACTCGATGACCGGGTTGGTGAACTCGAAAAGGCCTGCGAAGGCCCCGAAGGCGATGAGGACCAGCGGTACGATGATCGGCAGGAACAGGACCACCAGTGGTAGTTCACGCGCCGGCGCAGTGCTGGCAGAACCGGTCGTTCCACCGCCGCCGGTGGACCCACCGCCACCGGTGGTTCCTGCGTGGCCGACGGAGTCCGCGTGGGCCTCCTGGAGGCGGGCCTCCTCGAGCTCCGCAACGGGGGTCGCTCCCTCGTCGGAGGCGGGCTTCCAGTAGTTCGTCCGTAGGATGAGGCGCATCACGAGCGTGGTGAGGAGGGCCGTGACTGGCCCGAGGACGAGGCCGTAGAGGAGCCAGTCGCCCAGCGGGATATCCATCAACCCGGTGATGGAAAGGGCAGCCAGACCGGGGACGACGAACACGTAACCCGAGAAGATCCCCGTGCCGAGCGCCGCGGCCAGCAGGGGCAGGCCGTGCTTGCCGATCTTCGGCGCGGCGGATCGTGCGACCGGGGCCGCGAGGACCACCTGGACATCCACGTAGATGGAAGGCATCACCACGGACAGCAAGGCGGCCATCGAGTACGGCAATCGATCCGCGCCCACCGTCCGCACGAGGACCGTCACGAGGCGAGTGAAGGCGCCACTGGCGTGCAATTGGGAGCCGATGAGCACGCCGAAGCCGATGAGCAGCCCGACCTCGACCATGATCTCACCAAATCCCGTGGTGATCGCCTCGATGGTGCCGGCCAGGCCCACCCCGGTGGCGATCCCCAAGTAGAGGGAGCCGAGGACCAGACTGATGACCGGATCCACTTTGAGCCGGATGATGAGGACCACGATCACCAGGATGGCGATGAGGGTGTGGACGGCAATCATGGTGAGACCTTCCGCAAGAGCTGGAGGCGTCATTCATCGTGCGGAGTCGAATGGCCTAGGGATGTTTTGACTCGCCGACTCTAGCAATCGTGTGAACCGCAGCACAAAGGAGCCCCGCGGCCTCGGCCGGGCCGTGGGGCTCCTGGGGCGGAGCGATCAGCCGACGGGCGTGCTGTCCGCCTCACCGGACGAGGGCCCGGCCTTCAACAGGCCCAGGGCGTGCGGCTCCTGGAAGTTTCTCAGGCCGATCGTGCCCATCTCGCGGCCGATGCCGGACTGCTTGATGCCGCCGAAGGGGGCACGTTGGTCCAGCAGGGCGGGCCCATGGGTGTTGTGGAAGACGTAGCCGGCCTGCAACCGGGAGCCGACCTCGATGGCGGTCTGCTCGTCAGAGGTCCACACGGAGTTGCACAGGCCGTACTGCGTGTCGTTGACCATCCGGATGCCGTCCTCGAGGTCCTCGAAGGTGAGGATCGGGATGGTCGGTCCGAACTGCTCCTCGGTGACCACGCGCAGGGCCGGGTCCGGATCCAACACGAGCGAGGGGCGCATGAAGTGTCCCTCGGCCCATTCGCCGCCGGGGAGGTCGCCGAACTCGCGGACCTCGGCACCGGAGTCCTTGGCCTCCTGGACCAGGGCCTGCACGAACTCGAGCTGCGCCTTCTGGTGGAAGGGGCCCATGGTGGTGGAGGAGTCCGTGGCCGGGCCGAGCTTGACCTGCTCCAGGCGCTGGGTCAGTTCCGCCACCAGCTCGTCCCTCTTGGAGGAGTGGACGTAGATGCGCTTGGCGTTCATGCAGACCTGGCCGGTGGTGCCGAAGATGCCCATGAACAGCAGGTCCATGTTCTGTTCGGTGAACTCGGCGTCCTCGAGGATCAGCACGCCGTCATTGCCCCCGAGTTCCAGGGTGACGTTGGTCAGCGTCTGCGCCGCCATGGTCATGATCCTCTTGCCGCCACCGACGGAGCCGGTGAAGCAGACCTTGGCCACGTCCTGATTGGAGACCAATGCCTCACCGATCTCAGCATCCTCGCCGGTCACCACGTTGAGCACGCCGGCGGGCAGTCGCTCAGCCACGCGCTGCACGGCGCGGGTGGTGGCCAACGGGCAGGAGGGCGGTGGCTTGACCACCACGGTGTTACCGGCCATCAGGGCGTAGGGCAGGGAGGCGCCGAGGATGGCGATGGGCCAGTTGAAGGGCACGATGATCGTCACCACGCCCATGGGCTGATGGGAGATGCGCACCTCGGTGGGCGGTCCCGGAAGGGTCTCGACGGCGTCCACCTCCTCGGCGAGGCCGATCGCCAGCTCGAAGCGCTGGGCCAGGCCCATCAGGTCGAAGGTCGATTCCCCGACGACCTTGCCGTTCTCGGAGGAGAGGATGGCGGCCTCCTGTTCGGAACCCTCCATGATGGCGGCCGCGGCCTCGGTCAGGGCCTTGCCTCGTTCGGCTCCGGACAGGGTGGCCCAGGCCGGAAAGGCGTCCTGGGCGGCGGCGACGGCGGCCAGTGCCTGCTCGCGCGACGCGGCGGCCGCCTGGCCCACCACCTCAGAGGGCTTGGCGGGATTGACGATGGTCAGCTTCGACTCGCCCTGGTGCTCCCGGCCCCCGTAGTACAGCGGCGTGTTGGGACGATCGTGGTCCTCGATGCTTCCCGGAGATGGGGAGGTGGTGGTGTCAGTCATGATGCCTCTTTCAGGGATGATGAATGCGGCCGATCTGAAGTGAAATGCCTAAAACAAGTGCGGTGGAAACCGATTCCGCGGTGAGACGGTGGGCTCCTGCGACGCAGGCGCGGCGGCGTGAGCCATATCACTTCAAGGATAGTGAACCAAAGCTGGTCGGTTGCGTCAAGGAGGTGCCGCCGCTCAGGCGTCATTTTTGGTGCCATTAAGCTCGGTTGGGTGGATTCTGCAATAAAAGCCCAGGTCAGACGGCTCCTTGGGTAGTTAGCGCAAATTTGAGTGAAATACCCCTTTACGTGGACCCCTGTGGGGGCCTATGGTCTCGGGAGACATAGATCACATCTCAGCGAAGTGGCTGGGCAACGCGATTTTCCCGGGGGAACACATGGCGGCAACGATCATCAGGCCGGAGACAGATGTCTCTGAGTTGGAAGACCTTTCGTACGATCTGAGGGAGAAATTGCTCCTTCTCTGCGGAGAGTATGACGGTTCAGTGCACATAGGTGGTGACCTTTCCTGTGCTGACATATTGACCTTGTTGTTCCAGTACGGGATGCACGTGGATCCACAGGACCTGCACAACCCCGAACGGGACCGGTTCGTCCTCAGCAAGGGCCACGCAGCGGTCTGCATGTACATCACGATGGCCATCCGCGGGTTCTTCGACTACCGGGAGATCGTGGACACCTACGGCCAGCTCGGCTCCGCCTACGGCATGCACCCGTGCAAGGTGCAACTGCCCGGTGTGGAGGTGTCCACCGGCTCCCTGGGCCACGGGCTCCCGCTGGCCACCGGTATGGCCCTGCATGGCAGGCGTAGCGGCATGGACCACCGCGTCTTCACCCTCATGGGGGACGGCGAGACCGGCGAGGGGTCCGTGTGGGAGGCGGCCCTGGCAGCCCACAGCAACAACCTCGGCAACCTGGTGGCGTTCATCGACCGCAACCGCCAGCTGATGACGAGCTTCTCCGAGGAGCGCGTGAAGCTCGAGCCGTACCCGGACAAGTGGCGGGCCTTCGGCTGGAACGTGATCGAGGTGGACGGCCATGACATGGGCGCCCTCGTGGCAGCCTTCGACTCCCTGCCGGACCCGGACTCGGACACCCCCACGGTGATCGTCTGCGACACGGTCAAGGGCAAGGGCGTGGACTTCATGGAGGCCAATCTCGCCTGGCACGCCGGATCCCTCAATGACAAGGACCTCCAGCGTGCCCTCGCCGCGTTGGCCGATGGACGAAAGGCGGCATGACCATGGCCATCAACACCGCGAGTAGTGTCCCCACCAACACGGGCTCTGCAGATAGTTCCGCGGCTACGGCGGGCATCCCCGGCGATCCCGAGCCGACCACCTCGTTCACCTTCGGGGAGTTGCTCTCCTCCCGGACCGTGATCGGCCAGACGCTCAAGGAACTCGGCGAGACCCATGACAACCTGTGGGTGCTGACCCCGGATATCGGGGCGACCCTGGTCGAGTTCCGGGACACCTACCCGGACCGGTTCGTGGACGTGGGACTGTCCGAGCAGGCCTGCGTGGGTATCGCGGCCGGCCTGGCCAACGAGGGCAACATCCCCGTGGTCTCCGGCATGCTCCCCTTCCTGAGCATGCGCGCACTGGAGCAGGTCCGCTCGGACATCTGCTATCCCAACCTCCCCGTGAAGATCGTCGGCACCCATGGCGGGCTGGTCGGCAACGGCGGCTCCACCCACTACGCCGTCGAGGACCTGGGCCTGATGACCTCCCTGGTGAACATGACCGTCACCTCCATCGGTGATCCGCTGATGGTCGGAGAGGTCCTTCGCCAGTCCATGTCCATGACGGGGCCGCTCTACATCCGCCTGGCTGTGGGCAAGAAGGACAAGGTGATCTACGAGCCCGGCTCCGTCGCCGTGGAGATCGGCAAAGGCATCACCGCCCGCGAGGGCACCGACCTCACCCTCTTCGCGCACGGCGAGACGGTGTCCCAGGCTCTCGAGGCCGCGGAGGTCCTGGCCGCCGAGCACGGCATCGACGCCCGCGTGGTGGACATGTTCACGCTCAAGCCGATCGACGCCGACCTCATCCAGCGCTGCGCCGAGGAGACCGGCCGCTTCGTGGTGGTCGAGGACCACCTGGCCTATGGCGGGCTGGCCTCGCAGGTCTCGGACGTCATCGCGGATCGGGGCTTGCGGCTCGAGGGCTTCCGGCGGCTCGGCATCCCCCAGGTCTTCGCGGGCTTCGGCGAGGACACGGAGCTCCGGGACAAGCACGGTTACGGACTGCAGGCCACCGTGGACGCGGCCCTCGCCGTGACCGAGAACCGTCCTTCCGCATGTGCAAACCAGGGGAGCGCCGCATGACCAGCACCACCACCACCGTCAGCGCCGCTCCAGAAGGGACACCGGGTGGTGTCGAGACCATCGCGGTCACCCGCATCGGCAGCCTTCGAGCGCCCGACGCCGGCCAGCGCGGCAGCATCGGCGTCGTCACCTTCCCTGCGGACGAGGTGGGGCCGCAGGATGTGCGCATCACCGTTGCCTACGCCGCGATCTGTGGTTCCGACCCGCACCTGGCCGAGGGGTTCTTCGGCACGGACGTGCCGATCGGGCTGGGACACGAGATCTCCGGCGTCGTGGCCGAATTGGGTCCGCAGGTCCGCCGGACCGACCTGCAGGTGGGGGACCGCGTCTCCGGCAACTTCGTCCGCTTCTGCGGGGCCTGCCAGCCGTGCCAGGACGGACGCCAGCAGTTCTGCGAACACCTGGGCGACTACAACCGCCCCGGCATGGCCCGGTCCGTCGTCTGGCACGAATCCCAGATCTACAAGCTCCCGGAGGAGGTCTCCCTGCTCAAGGGCTGCCTGCTGGAGCCGACGTCCGTGGCCGTGCGGATCGCGGACAAGACCCGTGTCCGCGCCGGCGACCGGGTGGCGATCTGTGGCGGCGGGCCCATCGGTCAGCTCACCCTGCAACTCATGGCGCGGTACGGGGCCACCTCGCTCACGCTCATCGAACCGATCGCGGAGCGGCGCGAACTCGCCCGGCAATTCGGCGCGCTGCACGTGATCGACCCCAATGATGACTCCCTGGAGGAGCGGGCACGCGAGATCACCGCGGGGGCGGGATACGACGTCGTGATCGATGCCTCCGGCTCCCGGCACGCGGTGGCGGGGCTGCTGGACATCGCGGCCCCGGGCGGCACCGTGGTCTACGGGGCCATGTACCCGGAGGACTACGAGCTGCCGCTCAACCTCTCCGACTACCTGTACCGCAAGGAACTGACCCTCACCGGGGTCTTCGTCTCCCCGTACACGTTCCCGCGGGCCGTGAGGCTCTTGGCCGAACTGGACCTGGAGCCCTTCCTGCAGTCGGTCCTCGACCTGGAGGACGCGTCCGAGGCCTTCGAGACGCACGTGAGCGGCGAGCATCCGAAGGTGGTCATCCGCTGCAACGACCTTTCGGAGCCCGGCACCGAGAGGGCGTGTCGGCGATGAGCACCGCAACCGCAGAGACCGCTGCCCCTCAGGCCGAAGAGCTGGTGCTGCAGGCGCAGGGCATCTCCAAGCACTTCGAGGGTGTGGCCGCCCTCACGGACGCCCGGCTCGACGTCCGGCCGGGAGAGATCCACGCGCTGCTGGGAGAGAACGGTGCCGGCAAGTCAACGTTGATCAAGATCCTGACGGGGGTCTACCGGCCGGATGCCGGCTCGATCGCCTCGGACGGCGAGCCCGTGCAGTTCACCGGGGTGAAGGACGCCCATCAGGCCGGCGTGGTGGCCCTGTACCAGGAACTGTCCATCGTGCCGACGATCAGTGTGGCCGAGAACATCCTGCTCGGTGAGCGCACCCCCAACACCGCGGGCCTGGTGCGGTGGCCGGAGGCCAACCGTGAGGCCCGCCGGCACCTGGATCGTCTCAATCAGCGCATCCCCGTCCGTCGGTTGGCGGGACAGCTCTCGCCGGTGCAGCAGACGATGGTGGCCGTGGCGCGTGCTCTGGCCGCCGACGCTCGCGTTCTCATCCTTGATGAACCCACCGCCTCCCTGACAGATACCGAGATCAAGGACCTCTTCGCGGTACTGCGCAGCCTGCGCGACGAGGGGGTCGGGATTGTCTACGTCTCACACCGTCTGGAGGAGGTGTTCGAGCTGTGCGACCGCGTGACCATCATGCGCAACGGATCGACCATCTCCACCCGGGACGTCGCGGACATCACGATCGACGGAGTCATCTCCACCATGGTCGGCCGCGCCCCGGGGGAACTGTATCCGGACCGGGGAACCGCGACGGACCGCGCCGTGGTGTCGGTTGAGTCACTGACCGGTCGCCGGGTCCAAGACGTCTCGTTCGCCGCGCATGCCGGTGAGGTCCTCGGTATCGGGGGCCTGGCAGGGTCCGGTCGCAGTGAACTCTTGCGCCTGCTGGCCGGGGCCCAGAAGGCCACCGGTGGCACCATCACGGTGGCGGGGCGCGTACTGCCCGCCAAGGGCGACGTCGGCGGGGTCCTGAATGCGGGCATGGTGTTGGTTCCCGAGGAGCGCCGCAGTCAAGGCGTGTCCCTGAACGCCTCGATCCAGGACAACATCGCCCTGGCCAATCTGGAGAAGGTCAGCAC comes from Citricoccus muralis and encodes:
- a CDS encoding 2Fe-2S iron-sulfur cluster-binding protein translates to MPTITYHQPGGDTQVIELEKPDRIMQAALKNSVPGIVGECGGQAMCATCHVYVREEYLDALPEIGDDEEEMLEVTASERDERRSRLGCQIEVGGSGLEAIEVDVPEEQV
- a CDS encoding aldehyde dehydrogenase family protein, with amino-acid sequence MTDTTTSPSPGSIEDHDRPNTPLYYGGREHQGESKLTIVNPAKPSEVVGQAAAASREQALAAVAAAQDAFPAWATLSGAERGKALTEAAAAIMEGSEQEAAILSSENGKVVGESTFDLMGLAQRFELAIGLAEEVDAVETLPGPPTEVRISHQPMGVVTIIVPFNWPIAILGASLPYALMAGNTVVVKPPPSCPLATTRAVQRVAERLPAGVLNVVTGEDAEIGEALVSNQDVAKVCFTGSVGGGKRIMTMAAQTLTNVTLELGGNDGVLILEDAEFTEQNMDLLFMGIFGTTGQVCMNAKRIYVHSSKRDELVAELTQRLEQVKLGPATDSSTTMGPFHQKAQLEFVQALVQEAKDSGAEVREFGDLPGGEWAEGHFMRPSLVLDPDPALRVVTEEQFGPTIPILTFEDLEDGIRMVNDTQYGLCNSVWTSDEQTAIEVGSRLQAGYVFHNTHGPALLDQRAPFGGIKQSGIGREMGTIGLRNFQEPHALGLLKAGPSSGEADSTPVG
- a CDS encoding NAD(P)/FAD-dependent oxidoreductase, whose product is MGAQQTQNQSSSAAADQGTRGVVIIGGGQAGLQAAASLRSEGFTGQVTIVAEEPGLPYQRPPLSKDYLKARLTDGSDGADGSAGTSASPLPLRGEAFFAEQDIELRTGTVATSVDRQAKTVTLADGTVLGYDSLVFATGARNRELPTPGIDLPGIHGLRTLADAEQLGAALDTAKNVVVVGAGFIGLEFATAALARGCQVTVLEFAPRPMGRALTPLLGDWFAGAHRDLGIDLRLNEGIASFEAGDDGRVALAVSTTGDRYPADLVVAGVGVQPNDQLAAATGLETANGIVVDARLRTVDPDIYAIGDCAAFPCVHAGGPFRLESVQNATDQARHVAKVILGADETYEDLPWFWSTQGPFRLQMANIVRADDETVVVGDADPAHPKFSVLCFRDGILAAVESVNMPSDHLSARKILAAGLEITREEALSAGFSLRAAYKERTQPAAVV
- a CDS encoding GntP family permease, translated to MIAVHTLIAILVIVVLIIRLKVDPVISLVLGSLYLGIATGVGLAGTIEAITTGFGEIMVEVGLLIGFGVLIGSQLHASGAFTRLVTVLVRTVGADRLPYSMAALLSVVMPSIYVDVQVVLAAPVARSAAPKIGKHGLPLLAAALGTGIFSGYVFVVPGLAALSITGLMDIPLGDWLLYGLVLGPVTALLTTLVMRLILRTNYWKPASDEGATPVAELEEARLQEAHADSVGHAGTTGGGGSTGGGGTTGSASTAPARELPLVVLFLPIIVPLVLIAFGAFAGLFEFTNPVIEFFGDANIALFIGLLGAYLISRITNGNGRTQDALQSGFHTTGEILLITGVGGSLGAVIGASGLDQVLAGLFTANESMPTILIIVLAWFVAALLHLAIGSVSVAAIAAAGIIAPVLGAVDVSPIAMGLAIASGAMFALQVNSNFFWMFNSLLGLTTKGSLKTLTMSTSISSVISLPIVVILALVLPA
- a CDS encoding transketolase family protein, yielding MTMAINTASSVPTNTGSADSSAATAGIPGDPEPTTSFTFGELLSSRTVIGQTLKELGETHDNLWVLTPDIGATLVEFRDTYPDRFVDVGLSEQACVGIAAGLANEGNIPVVSGMLPFLSMRALEQVRSDICYPNLPVKIVGTHGGLVGNGGSTHYAVEDLGLMTSLVNMTVTSIGDPLMVGEVLRQSMSMTGPLYIRLAVGKKDKVIYEPGSVAVEIGKGITAREGTDLTLFAHGETVSQALEAAEVLAAEHGIDARVVDMFTLKPIDADLIQRCAEETGRFVVVEDHLAYGGLASQVSDVIADRGLRLEGFRRLGIPQVFAGFGEDTELRDKHGYGLQATVDAALAVTENRPSACANQGSAA
- a CDS encoding transketolase; this encodes MAATIIRPETDVSELEDLSYDLREKLLLLCGEYDGSVHIGGDLSCADILTLLFQYGMHVDPQDLHNPERDRFVLSKGHAAVCMYITMAIRGFFDYREIVDTYGQLGSAYGMHPCKVQLPGVEVSTGSLGHGLPLATGMALHGRRSGMDHRVFTLMGDGETGEGSVWEAALAAHSNNLGNLVAFIDRNRQLMTSFSEERVKLEPYPDKWRAFGWNVIEVDGHDMGALVAAFDSLPDPDSDTPTVIVCDTVKGKGVDFMEANLAWHAGSLNDKDLQRALAALADGRKAA
- a CDS encoding cytochrome P450; protein product: MTTVASGAPTLDMDPFSVPSLQDPHPVEDAIREAGPIVWLESHGIWATGRADLVQEIFLDQETFISSHGTGLTNTALEANWRKPSVILEQDQPQHTATRKLMNSVLSLKVVKQLKEDFQAEAFAVVDEVCGRGEFDAVTDLAEAYPLRVLPDAVGLAPEGRQYLLKYANLNFQAMGPRDDALYEEAVVQAAEATEYVEWQMRRENLDQTKLAGKFFTAADEGAITEETAGLLVRTFLSAGLDTTMLGIGNALLALSRTPDAWSALREDPSLARTVFEETLRCHAPSPYIGRTVGTRTELGGVVLEPEQKIINCLSAANRDPRRWTDPEAFDITRDVRGHSAFGYGIHACVGQMMARMEAECLLKAFATRVDSFEVTAEPVRKLNHWLRGYTSMPMRVTLK
- a CDS encoding sugar ABC transporter ATP-binding protein, which codes for MSTATAETAAPQAEELVLQAQGISKHFEGVAALTDARLDVRPGEIHALLGENGAGKSTLIKILTGVYRPDAGSIASDGEPVQFTGVKDAHQAGVVALYQELSIVPTISVAENILLGERTPNTAGLVRWPEANREARRHLDRLNQRIPVRRLAGQLSPVQQTMVAVARALAADARVLILDEPTASLTDTEIKDLFAVLRSLRDEGVGIVYVSHRLEEVFELCDRVTIMRNGSTISTRDVADITIDGVISTMVGRAPGELYPDRGTATDRAVVSVESLTGRRVQDVSFAAHAGEVLGIGGLAGSGRSELLRLLAGAQKATGGTITVAGRVLPAKGDVGGVLNAGMVLVPEERRSQGVSLNASIQDNIALANLEKVSTGGWVSARRVTELARRSMENLRIKARGPRQHVGLLSGGNQQKVVLAKMLAREPHVLLLDEPTRGIDVGTKAEIYRLIRELAAQGTTIIAVSSELPELIGLSDRILIMHEGRISGQVPAEGADQELLLSYCYGRNA
- a CDS encoding LysR family transcriptional regulator, which gives rise to MALPFTLRQLEIFDAVVRTGSLSAAARDLHTAQSSVSSAIDELEKQVGQRLLVRRKAQGAWPTAAGRQLHREAGIVLHTAQEAGRILQERDGQLRGPLTIGVYQTLAPYVLPLLLGDFAAEHPLVELSFVEVQHAELMAGLTSGAIDVGFTYLHEVPAEVDHQPILERPPYVLMPADHPLADRPSVTLADLTAEKIILLGDAPSKANTLRDLATTEDDERIAWVTSSLPLTRALVGKGLGVAILVQPDASPWTVDGHPVVEVPLHVQDGNVFVHIAWLKPQARRRPPRRITEMVTFAETNFSSHIARIDEERRLRKASDIA
- a CDS encoding zinc-dependent alcohol dehydrogenase; the encoded protein is MTSTTTTVSAAPEGTPGGVETIAVTRIGSLRAPDAGQRGSIGVVTFPADEVGPQDVRITVAYAAICGSDPHLAEGFFGTDVPIGLGHEISGVVAELGPQVRRTDLQVGDRVSGNFVRFCGACQPCQDGRQQFCEHLGDYNRPGMARSVVWHESQIYKLPEEVSLLKGCLLEPTSVAVRIADKTRVRAGDRVAICGGGPIGQLTLQLMARYGATSLTLIEPIAERRELARQFGALHVIDPNDDSLEERAREITAGAGYDVVIDASGSRHAVAGLLDIAAPGGTVVYGAMYPEDYELPLNLSDYLYRKELTLTGVFVSPYTFPRAVRLLAELDLEPFLQSVLDLEDASEAFETHVSGEHPKVVIRCNDLSEPGTERACRR